A part of Candidatus Omnitrophota bacterium genomic DNA contains:
- the ispG gene encoding flavodoxin-dependent (E)-4-hydroxy-3-methylbut-2-enyl-diphosphate synthase: MKVPRRKTRVIRIGNIRIGGNHPVAIQSMTKTKTSDTARTIKQIEGLKEAGCEIVRLAIKDSDDAKALKTIKKNTSIPLVADIHFNWRLALQAIDSGIDKIRLNPGNIYKKEQIQQIARAARLSRIPIRVGLNSGSVKGAGQGKNIARAMVKSALDYIRILEKCGFYDIVVSLKASNIPDTIEAYRKMAKLCDYPFHLGVTATGSPYLGLIKTSIALSALLLEGIGDTIRVSLTDIPEAEVRAAKSILGAMDLRHFGPQIISCPTCGRCEVDLIKVVKELENRLSTSDYRLSTRPIKLAVMGCVVNGPGEAKEADLGVAFGKKEGLLFKRGKPVRKISYDRCADVLLKELLKCLNV, encoded by the coding sequence ATGAAAGTTCCCAGGCGTAAAACCAGGGTTATACGTATCGGCAACATCCGTATCGGCGGTAATCATCCCGTTGCCATACAGTCCATGACTAAGACTAAGACATCGGACACCGCAAGGACGATAAAACAAATAGAAGGTCTTAAGGAGGCAGGCTGTGAAATTGTCCGGCTGGCCATAAAAGACAGCGATGATGCCAAAGCGCTTAAGACGATTAAAAAGAACACAAGCATACCCTTAGTTGCGGATATACATTTCAACTGGCGCCTGGCATTACAGGCAATAGATAGCGGCATAGATAAAATCCGGCTCAACCCGGGAAATATTTATAAGAAAGAGCAGATTCAGCAGATAGCCAGGGCAGCGCGGCTTAGCCGTATTCCCATAAGAGTAGGATTAAATTCAGGTTCAGTGAAGGGCGCCGGGCAGGGTAAAAATATTGCCCGGGCAATGGTTAAGAGCGCTTTAGATTATATCAGGATTTTAGAAAAATGCGGTTTCTATGATATCGTAGTCTCTCTTAAGGCATCTAATATCCCCGATACTATAGAGGCATACCGTAAAATGGCTAAGCTTTGTGATTATCCTTTTCATTTAGGCGTAACCGCAACCGGCAGCCCCTATTTGGGCTTAATTAAGACGAGCATTGCATTAAGTGCTTTGCTATTAGAGGGTATTGGTGATACAATAAGGGTATCCCTTACAGATATTCCCGAGGCCGAAGTCAGAGCAGCAAAGTCTATTTTAGGGGCGATGGATTTGCGCCATTTTGGCCCGCAAATCATCAGTTGCCCTACCTGCGGCCGCTGCGAAGTCGATTTAATTAAGGTGGTTAAAGAATTAGAAAACAGACTATCTACTAGCGACTATCGACTATCGACTCGGCCAATAAAATTGGCCGTTATGGGTTGCGTAGTGAATGGTCCGGGCGAGGCCAAGGAAGCGGACCTGGGAGTTGCCTTTGGCAAGAAAGAAGGACTCTTGTTTAAAAGGGGCAAGCCCGTAAGAAAGATTTCTTACGATAGGTGCGCGGATGTATTGTTAAAAGAGCTGTTAAAATGTTTGAATGTTTAA
- the rseP gene encoding RIP metalloprotease RseP translates to MISIITFLLILGISILVHEFGHFIAAKRLGVKVEKFSLGFGMPLWHKKKGDTEYSINLIPMGGYVKLAGDNLEEYRKQPDEYLSKAPSERAQIIFCGPLLNYILGFLCFWLIFFAGYPTLTTKVGGLIDGFGAKNAGIQAGDKIVAVDGKKVTVWEDLQNAVQNEKTKGKVTLSVLRDNKEYALEVEIKERQLDDILGKKRSVGLIGIMPADEVTNIRYGFLKSFTLALRKTIDLTTLTYKAIWRMITGNLSMRESVTGPLGIFYITSKAASLGIIAVIHLIAVLSISLGIFNLLPLPVLDGGHIVLLAVEKIRGKQLGLKAESIITKFGLTIIIAIALFATYNDLLRFFGDKLSKWFVK, encoded by the coding sequence ATGATTTCCATAATTACCTTTTTACTTATTTTAGGCATTTCTATCCTCGTCCATGAGTTCGGGCATTTTATCGCCGCTAAAAGGCTGGGTGTTAAGGTGGAAAAATTTTCCCTGGGTTTTGGCATGCCTTTATGGCATAAGAAAAAAGGCGATACCGAATACAGCATTAATTTAATACCTATGGGCGGTTATGTGAAACTCGCAGGCGATAATTTAGAAGAATACAGGAAACAGCCTGATGAATACCTGTCTAAGGCGCCTTCAGAGCGCGCCCAGATAATCTTCTGCGGGCCTTTGTTAAACTATATACTGGGATTCTTGTGTTTTTGGCTGATATTCTTTGCCGGGTATCCTACCCTGACCACTAAAGTAGGCGGCTTAATAGATGGTTTCGGGGCAAAGAATGCCGGCATACAGGCAGGCGATAAGATTGTGGCTGTAGACGGCAAGAAGGTAACAGTCTGGGAGGATTTACAAAATGCCGTTCAGAATGAAAAAACAAAAGGTAAAGTTACGCTTTCTGTTTTACGCGATAACAAAGAATATGCATTAGAGGTAGAAATAAAAGAGAGGCAGCTTGATGATATACTGGGTAAAAAGCGCAGCGTCGGGCTTATCGGTATAATGCCCGCAGACGAAGTCACCAATATCAGATACGGTTTCCTGAAATCTTTTACCCTCGCTTTACGTAAGACAATTGACCTTACCACTCTGACCTATAAAGCCATCTGGCGCATGATTACGGGTAACCTGTCCATGCGTGAGTCCGTCACCGGGCCTTTAGGTATATTTTATATTACTTCTAAGGCCGCAAGCTTAGGGATAATTGCGGTTATACACTTAATAGCGGTATTGAGCATAAGCTTGGGCATATTTAATCTCCTGCCTTTACCTGTATTGGACGGGGGCCATATCGTATTGCTGGCAGTGGAAAAAATAAGAGGTAAGCAGCTCGGCCTGAAGGCAGAGAGCATCATTACAAAGTTTGGCCTGACGATTATCATCGCTATAGCTTTATTTGCCACCTATAATGACCTGTTGAGATTCTTCGGGGATAAATTATCGAAATGGTTCGTCAAATGA
- a CDS encoding 1-deoxy-D-xylulose-5-phosphate reductoisomerase — MKYIAVLGSTGSIGKSTLEVIRAHSDKFKVIALSTNSDIDTLYRQIKLFQPKLVCIKDVKAAARLKSRINLKGIRFFTGEEGLKEMPGDKRIDKVVLAVSGAAALLPLLKAIENGKDIALANKEALVMAGSIIMNKASAHKVKIIPIDSEQSAIWQCLRFEDKNKLKNIYLTASGGPLLKTNKKYFKDISAKQVLKHPRWRMGPKITVDSATLMNKGLEVLEAMHLFGVAPEKIKVLIHPQALVHSMVEFIDGVVLAQLSATDMRIPIQYALTYPQRLSSKLTNIDFCAVKNLSFQRPDFSKFPCLELAYKAAREGGTIPAVLNAANEVGVEQFLKHKINFVSIPKVIARICSRHRNITAPRLTDILNADAWARREAAQVIYNLG; from the coding sequence ATGAAATACATAGCTGTATTGGGTTCTACTGGCTCTATAGGTAAGAGCACCCTGGAAGTAATCAGGGCACACAGCGATAAGTTTAAGGTTATTGCCTTAAGCACCAATTCCGATATTGACACGCTTTATCGGCAGATAAAGTTATTTCAACCGAAGCTGGTCTGCATAAAAGATGTAAAGGCAGCTGCGCGATTAAAGTCCCGGATAAATTTAAAAGGCATCAGGTTTTTTACAGGAGAAGAAGGCCTTAAGGAGATGCCCGGGGATAAAAGAATAGATAAAGTAGTTTTAGCTGTTAGCGGCGCAGCGGCGCTTTTACCTTTATTGAAAGCAATAGAAAACGGTAAAGATATCGCCCTGGCGAATAAAGAGGCGCTGGTGATGGCCGGTTCTATCATTATGAACAAGGCATCCGCGCATAAGGTGAAAATTATACCCATAGACAGCGAGCAGTCTGCGATATGGCAGTGTTTGAGGTTTGAAGATAAAAATAAATTAAAGAATATTTATCTTACTGCTTCAGGCGGGCCATTGCTAAAGACAAATAAAAAATATTTTAAGGATATCTCGGCAAAACAGGTCTTAAAACATCCCAGGTGGAGGATGGGCCCGAAAATTACCGTTGATTCGGCCACCCTGATGAATAAGGGTTTAGAGGTATTGGAGGCAATGCACTTATTCGGCGTAGCGCCTGAAAAAATCAAAGTCCTGATACACCCCCAGGCCCTGGTTCATTCTATGGTAGAGTTTATTGACGGGGTGGTTCTGGCGCAGTTGTCCGCTACGGATATGCGTATACCCATACAATATGCGCTCACCTATCCACAGAGGCTATCCAGTAAACTTACTAATATAGATTTTTGCGCGGTTAAAAATTTATCTTTTCAGCGGCCCGATTTCAGTAAGTTTCCCTGTTTAGAGTTAGCTTACAAGGCAGCCAGGGAAGGCGGGACGATACCTGCTGTCCTGAATGCGGCCAATGAAGTAGGCGTGGAGCAATTCTTAAAGCACAAGATAAATTTTGTCTCAATACCAAAAGTTATCGCAAGAATTTGCAGCAGGCACCGCAATATAACCGCGCCGCGTTTAACAGATATCCTTAACGCAGATGCATGGGCGAGAAGAGAGGCCGCTCAAGTTATTTATAATTTAGGATAA
- a CDS encoding phosphatidate cytidylyltransferase, which produces MLSKRIVSSIVLLGLFFCAISVDWLFGLLVSVFIIIGLYEFFTMLEKKGISIYKYFGIGMGAIIPLSILLRFELTRSWELFFLVSALIFLIVMQFRRRDNSGVVVAISTTIFGILYVSWFLSFFIKIRYLAGGIGLVLTVILITKLGDIGAYFIGSRFGKTPLIPRISPNKSVEGAVGGLFFSVLGALISNPFLHLKNLELIFLGLFLGILGQLGDLSESLIKRDCQIKDAGSILPGMGGVLDFIDSLLFTVPAFYFLMSVILK; this is translated from the coding sequence ATGTTAAGTAAGAGGATAGTCAGTTCCATAGTGCTCCTTGGCCTGTTTTTCTGCGCCATATCTGTTGATTGGCTCTTCGGGCTCTTAGTGAGTGTTTTTATCATTATCGGGCTTTATGAGTTTTTCACTATGTTAGAGAAGAAAGGGATAAGCATCTATAAGTATTTTGGCATCGGGATGGGGGCAATCATTCCTCTGTCTATACTCTTACGTTTTGAACTTACCAGGAGCTGGGAGCTCTTTTTTCTTGTCTCGGCATTGATATTTTTGATAGTGATGCAGTTTCGCCGCCGCGATAATTCCGGGGTAGTTGTGGCTATCTCTACGACTATCTTCGGCATACTTTATGTTTCCTGGTTCTTGAGTTTTTTTATTAAGATCAGGTATCTTGCCGGCGGCATCGGCTTGGTCCTGACAGTAATACTGATTACAAAGTTAGGCGATATCGGCGCTTATTTTATCGGCAGCCGCTTCGGTAAGACCCCTTTAATCCCGCGGATCAGCCCCAATAAATCCGTAGAAGGGGCAGTAGGCGGATTATTTTTCAGCGTGTTAGGGGCTTTGATCAGCAATCCCTTTTTACACCTTAAAAATTTAGAGCTTATCTTCCTGGGTTTATTTTTGGGTATCCTGGGGCAGTTAGGAGACCTCTCCGAGTCCCTTATAAAGCGCGACTGCCAGATAAAAGATGCCGGTAGTATTTTACCGGGCATGGGCGGAGTTTTAGACTTTATCGACAGCCTGCTTTTTACTGTCCCGGCATTTTATTTTTTAATGAGCGTCATATTGAAATAA
- a CDS encoding isoprenyl transferase — protein MLDKNNIPKHVAIIMDGNGRWAKEKGLPRSAGHRAGIKRIEEIVKAADELGIKVITFFTFSAENWSRPQKEVSLLMRYLDNFLTRRINELHRNNVRLMVIGRDKPVPEYLQNKIKKAQEKTRDNTGLTAVLALNYGSRQEIIDAVRKFTQAVMRGDANLEGLDEEGFSNYFYTAGLPDPDLLIRTSGEMRISNFLLWQLSYAELYFPKIYWPDFGKQELEKAVGEYQKRERRFGRV, from the coding sequence ATGTTAGATAAAAATAATATCCCCAAACACGTCGCCATAATCATGGACGGCAACGGCCGCTGGGCAAAAGAGAAAGGCCTTCCTCGTTCAGCCGGGCACCGCGCGGGCATAAAAAGGATAGAGGAGATTGTTAAGGCAGCAGACGAATTGGGGATTAAGGTAATCACTTTTTTTACCTTCTCTGCGGAGAATTGGTCCAGGCCCCAAAAAGAAGTAAGCCTGCTGATGCGCTACCTGGATAATTTTTTAACCCGCAGGATTAATGAATTACACAGGAATAATGTCCGGCTGATGGTAATCGGCAGGGATAAGCCCGTACCTGAATATCTACAGAATAAGATTAAGAAGGCCCAGGAGAAGACCAGGGATAATACGGGCCTGACAGCCGTCCTGGCCTTAAATTACGGTTCCAGGCAGGAGATAATTGATGCAGTCAGGAAATTTACGCAGGCGGTAATGAGAGGGGATGCTAACCTAGAGGGTTTAGACGAAGAGGGCTTCAGCAATTATTTTTACACCGCAGGACTACCCGACCCTGATCTTTTAATCCGTACCAGCGGCGAGATGCGTATAAGTAATTTTTTGCTCTGGCAGCTTTCTTACGCAGAACTTTATTTCCCTAAAATCTATTGGCCTGATTTCGGCAAGCAGGAGTTGGAAAAGGCCGTCGGCGAATACCAAAAGAGGGAAAGAAGGTTCGGGAGGGTTTAA